The Paracholeplasma brassicae genome contains a region encoding:
- a CDS encoding PolC-type DNA polymerase III produces the protein MDKFELFIKQSNFKDAVLNTATLTTVEVNPNLKKWTFKLVFDQAPSPNSLDLFLKQLSLYFKVPSHVLHMDWFISFKDKESWKKDAMLYYQWMINQIVEEKGSISVFKNYEVTFKENKYLIYIDQSSTHLNRHIKTFDQFFNKYGLQATFELVVKQELVETKTLIEADEINTIKEIETRVTQKRSYKEEPKQDLKNFKRVYKATKVSPINQVPKDNYELDKHQNTVGDASFAIEGEIIKQEIRTLKNSSLLTLTVADEDDAIVVKQFLYKEKDIEEASKYKIGDIVNCNGRATYDTFAKDVVIIANLIAFIEKTSKKERKDTAKEKRIEFHLHTKMSNMDGLTEPSDYVNQALKWGHKAIAFTDHDGLYAYPDIYKATKGKDIKPIYGVELNFIDEKGFKMAFDDKDILLKNATYVVFDIETTGLSNQRDKIIEISAVKIENLAITDSFSYFINPEQKLSDFTTSLTSITDDDLKDAPTINEVLPKFIEFISDAILVAHNASFDIGHLYANMEKLGLEEKRFPVIDTLNVARYFYSDQLKRFNLKAVSKLFKVKLEQHHRAIADAKATADVFIQMLQDFFKKEIYLHSDINKVINTEEAWKHGFPNHINLLVQNQVGYKNLFKLVSDTLTTHFFKGPRLLKSVLDTFREGILVGSGCYKGEVFETALNRSDEELSEVIAYYDYIEVQPPQAYRHLRQDLGVDADRIIQGLIKKIINEAKRQKKIIIATGDVHYLNESDAIYRDIYIRTKLVGGGIHDLASYDEAPLQYFLTTDEMLKAFEFLGSELAHEIVVKNTNLLNNKIDLIQAFPKSLYSLRDDAFRDKLGVTSIKTEIDRLVYSKAHELYGKTLHPIVSARITRELKNIIENEFGPIYYISYLLTKKSLDDGYLVGSRGSVGSSLVATLMEITEVNPLKPHYRCPNGDFSVFKMSKEEIEQYGISDDEKAFQPYLSQIQSGFDLEDRVCPKCGAKMQKDGHDIPFETFLGFNGDKVPDIDLNFSGEYQAKAHNYVKELLGADHAFRAGTIQTVAERNAFGYVKGYLEDKQIANVRNAQVERLAKNIEGVKRSSGQHPGGIVVVPEEKEIFDVTPIQFPADDVNAEWKTTHFDYHSFEDNLLKLDILGHDDPTMIKFLMDYVYKYPEEFPFKRAQDIPVDDKKVYELFCSTEVIGVSKEDINSEVASYGIPELGTNFVRQMLSDTKPSSFGGLVKISGLSHGTDVWLKNAQDLVLGKKEEYGQIEFDKVIGCRDDIMVNLMQFGMDPFKSFEIMEFVRKGKPAKDKEKWAKYEAEMNRNNVPKWYIWSCSQIKYMFPKAHATAYVLMAMRIAWFKVYHPVLFYSAFFSKRATQFEHETMVAGSNAIRNRIRDLEGQFNLSVKDEAILTTLLISLEMTRRGHKFLKVDINLSEATEFKIEGRNLRMPFTSVDGLGENVAYDIVEKRNEKPFTSKKEVKERTRINKTVFEKMEDYGSFDDLIEENDVIEQGLFAL, from the coding sequence GTGGATAAGTTTGAATTATTTATAAAACAGTCTAATTTTAAAGATGCCGTGTTAAATACCGCAACACTTACAACGGTTGAGGTCAATCCAAACCTCAAAAAATGGACCTTTAAACTCGTATTTGATCAAGCACCAAGTCCAAATAGTTTGGACTTGTTTTTAAAGCAGTTATCGCTTTACTTTAAAGTCCCAAGCCACGTCTTGCATATGGATTGGTTTATCTCGTTTAAAGATAAAGAGTCTTGGAAAAAAGACGCGATGCTCTATTATCAGTGGATGATTAATCAAATTGTCGAAGAAAAAGGATCTATCTCAGTATTTAAAAATTACGAAGTCACGTTTAAAGAAAACAAGTATTTAATCTACATCGATCAAAGCTCGACGCATTTAAATAGACATATTAAGACCTTTGATCAGTTTTTTAACAAATACGGACTACAAGCGACCTTTGAATTAGTCGTCAAACAAGAATTGGTTGAGACAAAAACACTGATTGAAGCAGATGAAATCAATACAATCAAAGAAATTGAAACCAGGGTCACACAAAAAAGAAGTTATAAAGAAGAACCAAAACAAGATTTAAAGAACTTCAAACGGGTGTATAAAGCAACCAAAGTCTCACCAATCAATCAAGTACCAAAAGACAATTACGAATTAGATAAGCATCAAAACACCGTTGGGGATGCTAGTTTCGCCATTGAAGGTGAAATCATCAAACAAGAAATTCGTACACTTAAGAACTCGTCACTCTTAACCTTAACGGTTGCTGATGAGGACGATGCGATTGTTGTTAAGCAGTTTTTATATAAAGAAAAAGACATTGAAGAAGCCTCAAAATATAAAATTGGCGATATCGTCAATTGTAATGGCCGTGCGACTTATGACACGTTTGCCAAAGACGTGGTCATCATTGCTAATTTGATTGCATTTATTGAAAAAACATCAAAAAAAGAACGTAAAGATACAGCAAAAGAAAAGCGCATTGAATTTCATTTACATACCAAGATGTCGAACATGGACGGGCTGACTGAACCAAGTGATTACGTCAACCAAGCACTTAAATGGGGACATAAAGCCATCGCATTTACCGATCACGACGGTTTGTATGCTTACCCTGATATTTACAAAGCCACCAAAGGCAAAGACATCAAACCCATTTATGGGGTGGAACTCAATTTCATTGATGAAAAAGGATTTAAGATGGCCTTTGATGACAAAGACATCTTACTAAAAAACGCGACCTATGTGGTCTTTGATATTGAAACCACAGGGCTTTCTAATCAACGAGATAAAATCATTGAAATTTCTGCGGTCAAAATTGAAAATTTAGCCATCACTGATTCATTTAGCTATTTCATCAACCCAGAACAAAAATTATCGGATTTTACCACCTCACTTACAAGCATCACCGATGATGACTTGAAAGACGCACCAACCATTAATGAGGTACTACCTAAGTTCATCGAATTTATCTCTGATGCGATTTTAGTTGCACATAACGCCTCGTTTGATATTGGCCATTTATACGCCAATATGGAAAAATTAGGCTTAGAAGAAAAGAGATTTCCAGTCATTGATACACTAAATGTCGCTAGATATTTTTACAGCGACCAATTAAAACGATTTAACTTAAAAGCGGTATCCAAACTCTTTAAAGTCAAATTAGAACAACACCACAGAGCCATTGCCGATGCGAAAGCAACGGCAGATGTGTTCATTCAAATGCTTCAAGACTTCTTTAAAAAAGAAATCTACTTGCATTCGGATATCAATAAAGTGATTAATACAGAAGAAGCTTGGAAACACGGGTTTCCAAACCACATCAACTTGTTGGTTCAAAACCAAGTGGGTTATAAAAACCTATTTAAACTGGTCTCAGACACACTAACGACACATTTCTTTAAAGGTCCAAGACTTTTAAAGAGCGTGCTTGATACCTTTAGAGAAGGCATTTTAGTCGGTAGTGGTTGTTACAAAGGCGAAGTCTTTGAAACAGCACTTAACCGAAGTGATGAGGAATTATCAGAGGTGATTGCGTATTATGACTACATCGAGGTTCAACCACCTCAAGCGTATCGTCATTTAAGACAAGACTTAGGCGTCGATGCAGATCGCATCATTCAAGGCTTAATTAAAAAGATCATTAACGAAGCCAAACGACAAAAGAAAATTATTATTGCCACAGGTGACGTCCATTACTTAAATGAATCGGATGCCATCTACCGTGACATCTACATTAGAACTAAGCTCGTTGGTGGGGGTATTCACGACTTGGCTTCCTACGACGAAGCCCCACTTCAATATTTCTTAACCACCGATGAAATGCTTAAAGCCTTTGAATTCTTAGGCAGTGAACTCGCCCATGAAATCGTGGTTAAAAATACGAACCTATTAAATAACAAGATTGATCTCATTCAAGCCTTCCCTAAATCACTTTATTCACTTAGAGACGATGCGTTTAGAGATAAGCTTGGTGTTACCTCAATTAAAACCGAAATTGACCGATTGGTCTATAGTAAAGCCCATGAACTATACGGCAAAACACTACACCCAATCGTTTCAGCTAGAATCACTAGAGAACTAAAAAACATCATTGAAAATGAATTTGGACCGATTTATTATATTTCATACTTACTGACGAAAAAATCACTTGATGACGGCTACTTAGTTGGTTCAAGAGGCTCGGTGGGCTCTTCTTTAGTAGCAACTCTAATGGAGATTACCGAAGTTAATCCTCTAAAACCACATTACCGTTGTCCAAATGGGGATTTTAGCGTCTTTAAGATGAGTAAAGAAGAAATAGAACAATATGGTATCAGTGATGATGAAAAAGCATTTCAACCCTATTTAAGTCAAATCCAATCAGGCTTTGATTTAGAAGACCGTGTGTGTCCGAAGTGTGGGGCTAAAATGCAAAAGGATGGTCATGACATCCCGTTTGAAACCTTCTTAGGTTTTAATGGGGATAAAGTGCCAGACATTGACCTTAACTTCTCAGGTGAATACCAAGCAAAAGCACACAATTACGTTAAAGAACTATTAGGCGCAGATCACGCCTTTCGTGCGGGGACCATTCAAACGGTGGCCGAACGAAACGCCTTTGGTTATGTCAAAGGCTATCTAGAAGATAAACAAATCGCAAACGTTAGAAACGCTCAAGTCGAACGCTTGGCTAAAAACATTGAAGGCGTCAAACGAAGCTCAGGTCAACACCCGGGTGGGATTGTGGTGGTACCTGAGGAAAAAGAAATCTTTGATGTCACACCAATTCAGTTTCCAGCCGATGACGTCAACGCTGAGTGGAAAACCACACACTTTGACTACCACTCATTTGAAGATAACTTACTAAAACTAGACATCCTAGGTCACGATGACCCAACGATGATCAAGTTCTTAATGGACTATGTCTACAAATATCCAGAAGAATTTCCATTTAAACGTGCGCAAGACATCCCAGTGGATGACAAAAAAGTCTACGAACTGTTTTGTTCAACCGAAGTCATTGGTGTCTCAAAAGAAGACATCAACAGTGAGGTTGCCTCTTATGGGATTCCAGAGCTTGGGACAAACTTTGTTCGTCAAATGTTATCAGACACTAAACCAAGTTCGTTTGGTGGATTAGTTAAAATATCGGGTCTTTCTCACGGGACTGACGTGTGGTTAAAAAATGCCCAAGACTTGGTCTTAGGCAAAAAAGAAGAGTATGGCCAAATTGAATTCGATAAGGTGATTGGCTGTCGTGATGACATCATGGTAAACTTAATGCAGTTTGGGATGGACCCATTCAAATCGTTTGAGATTATGGAGTTCGTTAGAAAAGGTAAACCAGCCAAAGATAAAGAAAAATGGGCGAAATACGAAGCAGAAATGAATCGTAATAACGTGCCTAAGTGGTATATTTGGAGCTGCAGTCAAATCAAGTACATGTTTCCAAAAGCGCACGCGACGGCTTATGTTTTAATGGCCATGCGTATTGCTTGGTTTAAAGTGTATCACCCAGTGTTATTCTATAGTGCGTTTTTCTCAAAACGTGCCACTCAGTTTGAACATGAGACGATGGTCGCAGGATCAAATGCAATTAGAAATCGCATTAGAGACTTAGAAGGTCAGTTTAATTTATCAGTGAAAGACGAAGCAATCTTAACGACGTTACTGATTTCACTAGAAATGACCAGACGTGGACATAAGTTCTTAAAAGTTGACATCAACTTGAGTGAGGCAACCGAATTTAAGATTGAAGGCAGAAACCTAAGAATGCCATTTACCTCGGTCGATGGCCTTGGTGAGAACGTTGCTTACGACATCGTTGAAAAACGAAATGAAAAACCATTTACCTCGAAAAAAGAAGTCAAAGAGCGCACGAGAATCAACAAAACCGTCTTTGAAAAGATGGAAGATTATGGGTCTTTTGATGACCTAATTGAGGAAAAT